The following is a genomic window from Flavobacterium sp..
AAAGGTTTCTTGTGGTCTAGCCATTAAATTTTAAATAATTTTAATTAATATAATTTTGAAAAGTAAAAGGATAAAAATACACAAGCGGAATAAACAAGAAATTTATAAAGTACTTTTATTCAAAGTATTGCGAGAGGAAATTATTATCATTACCAATAATGCAAAGGTAATCAAAAAAACCTTCCCTTTGCTAAAACTTACTCTTTTTAAGTGTTAGCTGTTTATTTTTAAATAGAATTCAACACAAGTTAAACTTATCACAAACTAAAAAACTAGTTTCCAATCCTTTCTTTTTTCGTATTTTTGACAAGTATTTTCAATGCTATGATAGAAGAACAAGTAATATTAGTCAACGAACAAGATGAGCCTATTGGGTTGATGAACAAAATGGAAGCTCATGAAAAGGCCGTTTTGCACAGGGCTTTTTCTGTGTTTGTGCTGAATGATAAAAACGAAGTGATGTTACAACAACGCGCCCATCACAAATACCATTCACCACTTTTATGGACCAATACTTGTTGCAGTCATCAGCGAGCGGGTGAAACCAATATTGAAGCTGGCAAACGTCGTTTGTTTGAAGAAATGGGGTTTGAGACGGAGCTAAAAGAATTGTTTCATTTTATTTATAAAGCCCCTTTTGATAACGGTTTAACCGAACACGAATTGGATTATGTGATGATTGGTTATTATGATGATGCACCAGTAATAAATTTAGATGAAGTAGAAAGCTGGAAATGGATGCCAATTGAAGCTATTAAAGACGATATGCTTGCCAATCCAAATTCTTACACGGTTTGGTTTAAGATAATATTTGATGAATTTTACCATTATCTTGAAGATCATAAATTGTAAATTCTATTATAGGAATACAGATTAAAGAAATACAATAAAAAACATATTTCTTAAAGTTTAAAAATAATACAACATTCTGAATTCAAATTTCTAAATCCTAAATTACCATGAGAGTAACTGTTTCGAGAAAAGCCCATTTTAATGCTGCACATCGTTTGTATCGCAAGGATTGGAGTATGGAAAAAAATCAGGAAGTGTTTGGAAAATGTAATAATCCAAATTTTCATGGTCATAATTATGAATTAATAGTTTCAGTAACTGGAGAAGTTGACAAGGAAACTGGGTATGTAATTGACACTAAGGTTTTATCCGATTATATTAAAGAACATATCGAAGAAGCGTTTGATCATAAAAATTTAAACGAAGACGTTCCTGAATTTAGCGATTTGAATCCAACA
Proteins encoded in this region:
- the idi gene encoding isopentenyl-diphosphate Delta-isomerase, producing MIEEQVILVNEQDEPIGLMNKMEAHEKAVLHRAFSVFVLNDKNEVMLQQRAHHKYHSPLLWTNTCCSHQRAGETNIEAGKRRLFEEMGFETELKELFHFIYKAPFDNGLTEHELDYVMIGYYDDAPVINLDEVESWKWMPIEAIKDDMLANPNSYTVWFKIIFDEFYHYLEDHKL
- a CDS encoding 6-pyruvoyl trahydropterin synthase family protein — encoded protein: MRVTVSRKAHFNAAHRLYRKDWSMEKNQEVFGKCNNPNFHGHNYELIVSVTGEVDKETGYVIDTKVLSDYIKEHIEEAFDHKNLNEDVPEFSDLNPTAEHIAYIIWNKLRILIDADKELEIILYETPRNFVTYKGN